One Oncorhynchus nerka isolate Pitt River linkage group LG5, Oner_Uvic_2.0, whole genome shotgun sequence genomic window carries:
- the LOC135571784 gene encoding protocadherin alpha-2-like, whose amino-acid sequence MGTWPLLGFSCFAQAAMGFRRQRERVWIQCVALLCLFDWSAAQISYSVSEEVDKGTFVGNLAKDLNLNVQELESRGLRIAFGQSKRFVEANLKTGILYVNERIDREELCPNTAKCSLNIEAILSHPMLIHRIEIHILDINDNAPTFLESFHIFNISESSSSGERYPLPIANDADTGSNSVNSYKLSPNEHFSLDVQSGGEQSVSAELVLQKALDREKQPVIQLTLTAVDGGKPPRSGTSQIIVNLIDVNDNSPTFAKPLYKVRVNENVSLGTTILKLEATDLDDGTHADIAYSFMKRGNVNSADDFSIDSQSGEITVKRKLDHEENAAYEIRVQATDQGSSPRSGYSKVLVEVIDINDNAPEIAVTSLMSPVKEDAEIGTVVALVTVTDKDGGHNGLTHFKVVGSVPFKLKSNYKNYYTLVVDGPLDRESASQYNVTITATDEGTPPLSSTSVITVHVSDVNDNAPLFSEPVINVYVKENSPVGDAIYTMSAIDRDSKKNSKITYTLLDRRVPISSVNINSDTGDIISLQSFNYEEIKTFQFKVQATDSGVPPLSSKVTVNVFILDENDNSPGILAPYSEHGSVNTENVPYSAEAGYFVAKIRAVDADSGYNALLSYHISEPKGTNLFRIGTSTGELRTKRRMSDNDLKTHPLVVLVSDNGEPSLSATVSIDVVVVESTGEIQTQFRNVPRKEENFSDLNLYLLIAIASVSVIFLLSLISLIAVKCHRTDDSFRKYSAPVITTHPDGSWSYSKSTQQYDVCFSSDTLKSDVVVFPAPYPPADTELISINGNDTFNRTQTLPNDEKVRSTVQ is encoded by the coding sequence ATGGGTACTTGGCCATTACTTGGATTCAGTTGTTTTGCGCAAGCAGCGATGGGTTTTCGAAGACAAAGAGAACGCGTTTGGATTCAGTGCGTCGCGTTGCTTTGTTTATTTGACTGGTCTGCAGCGCAGATCTCTTACTCCGTTTCAGAGGAGGTGGACAAAGGCACGTTTGTGGGGAATCTCGCTAAGGATTTAAACCTTAATGTTCAGGAACTGGAGTCGAGGGGTCTAAGGATTGCATTCGGTCAGAGTAAGAGATTTGTAGAGGCTAATTTGAAAACAGGAATTCTGTACGTTAACGAGAGGATAGACAGAGAGGAGCTTTGTCCGAATACGGCAAAGTGCTCCTTAAATATAGAAGCCATATTGAGCCATCCTATGCTTATTCACCGTATTGAAATACACATATTAGACATCAATGATAATGCACCTACATTTCTAGAAAGCTTTCATATATTTAACATATCAGAGTCTTCCTCCTCTGGAGAGAGATATCCTTTACCGATTGCGAATGACGCAGATACGGGCAGCAACTCAGTAAACAGCTACAAGCTGAGCCCGAATGAACACTTCTCCCTGGATGTACAGAGCGGTGGAGAGCAGAGTGTGTCTGCTGAGTTAGTGCTGCAGAAAGCTTTAGACCGAGAGAAACAGCCCGTTATCCAGCTCACACTGACCGCTGTAGATGGAGGAAAACCTCCCAGATCCGGGACTTCACAGATCATTGTTAACTTAATTGATGTCAATGATAACTCGCCAACATTTGCTAAACCACTTTACAAGGTCCGTGTTAATGAAAATGTATCTTTGGGGACAACAATATTGAAGCTAGAGGCTACGGATTTAGATGATGGTACACATGCTGACATTGCATATAGCTTCATGAAACGTGGAAACGTGAATTCTGCAGATGATTTTTCAATAGATTCGCAAAGTGGTGAAATTACTGTTAAAAGGAAATTGGATCATGAAGAAAATGCTGCATATGAAATTCGAGTTCAGGCGACGGACCAAGGCTCCTCGCCTCGCAGTGGTTATTCTAAAGTGTTAGTAGAAGTTATTGATATCAATGACAATGCTCCTGAAATCGCAGTAACATCACTTATGAGCCCAGTAAAAGAGGATGCTGAGATAGGGACCGTGGTCGCCTTGGTAACAGTAACTGATAAAGACGGAGGTCATAACGGACTTACACATTTTAAAGTTGTGGGGTCTGTCCCCTTTAAACTAAAGTCAAACTATAAAAACTATTATACATTAGTGGTTGATGGGCCTCTGGACAGAGAGAGCGCTTCTCAGTATAATGTCACTATCACAGCTACGGATGAAGGGACCCCGCCCCTCTCCAGCACCAGCGTTATTACAGTACACGTTTCTGATGTAAATGACAACGCGCCTCTCTTCTCAGAACCTGTGATTAATGTTTATGTGAAAGAGAACAGTCCGGTAGGAGACGCCATTTATACGATGTCTGCTATTGATCGAGATTCCAAAAAAAACTCAAAGATTACATATACATTATTAGATAGAAGGGTTCCAATATCATCTGTAAATATAAACTCTGATACTGGAGATATAATCAGTCTGCAGTCTTTTAACTATGAGGAGATCAAAACTTTCCAGTTCAAAGTTCAGGCCACAGACTCTGGTGTTCCTCCACTCAGCAGCAAGGTGACTGTGAACGTTTTTATCCTGGATGAGAATGACAACAGTCCTGGGATTCTCGCGCCCTATTCTGAGCACGGCTCCGTTAACACTGAGAACGTTCCCTATTCTGCTGAAGCGGGCTACTTTGTGGCCAAGATCAGGGCTGTAGACGCCGACTCTGGCTACAATGCGCTGCTTTCTTATCACATCTCTGAGCCCAAGGGAACCAACCTCTTCCGAATCGGAACCAGCACCGGGGAACTAAGGACTAAGAGGAGAATGAGTGACAATGACCTGAAAACTCACCCGTTGGTCGTGTTGGTTTCTGATAACGGAGAACCCTCACTGTCAGCGACTGTGTCTATTGATGTAGTGGTGGTTGAAAGTACAGGTGAAATCCAGACTCAATTCAGAAATGTGCCGAGAAAGGAGGAGAACTTCTCTGATTTGAACCTGTATTTGTTGATCGCCATTGCCTCGGTGTCAGTGATATTTTTACTGAGCCTCATCAGTTTAATAGCTGTAAAATGCCACAGGACAGACGACAGTTTTAGAAAGTACAGCGCCCCAGTGATCACCACACACCCTGACGGAAGCTGGTCTTACTCTAAATCTACTCAGCAGTATGACGTGTGTTTCAGCTCAGACACACTGAAGAGTGACGTAGTGGTTTTCCCCGCTCCGTATCCACCTGCAGATACAGAACTGATCAGTATTAATGGAAATGACACGTTTAACAGGACTCAGACATTACCCAACGATGAGAAGGTAAGAAGTACAGTTCAGTGA
- the LOC135571725 gene encoding protocadherin alpha-8-like, with product MDMSLFSIGLINLVQAAMGRRRQRERVWIQCVAWLCLFDWSAAQISYSVSEEVDKGTFVGNLAKDVNLNVQELESRGLRIVSGHNKRYFEANMKTGILYVNERIDREKLCPNMVKCSLNVEAILSHPMFLHRVEVNILDINDNAPFFLEQYHTFNISESSSPGDRYPLPIANDADTGSNSVKSYKLSPNEHFSLDVQSSGEQSVSAELVLQKALDREKQPAIQLTLTAVDGGKPPRSGTSQIIVNLIDVNDNTPTFGKQLYKVRVNENASLGTKILKLDASDLDEGFNGELVYSFSKRGSVNSADVFSIDAQSGEITLKGKLDHEENAAYEIRVQATDQGSSPRSGYSKVLVEVIDVNDNAPEIAVTSLMSPVKEDAEIGTVVALVTVTDKDGGKNGLTNCNIIGSVPFKLKSNYKNYYSLVVDGPLDRESASQYNVTITATDEGTPPLSSTSVITVHVSDVNDNAPHFSEPVINVYVKENSPVGDVIYTMSAFDPDSDENTKMTYSLLDKSVSISSSVNINPDTGDIISLQSFNYEEIKTFQVKVQATDSGVPPLSSNVTVNVFILDENDNSPGILAPYSEHGSVNTENVPYSAETGYFVAKIRAVDADSGYNALLSYHISEPKGTNLFRIGTSTGELRTKRRMSDNDLKTHPLVVLVSDNGEPSLSATVSIDVVVVESTGEIQTQFRNVPRKEENFSDLNLYLLIAIASVSVIFLLSLISLIAVKCHRTEDSFRRYSAPMITTHPDGSWSYSKSTQQYDVCFSSDTLKSDVVVFPAPYPPADAELISINGNDTFNKTQTLPNKEEVRSTPKRAYFL from the coding sequence ATGGATATGTCACTATTTTCTATTGGATTAATTAATCTTGTACAAGCAGCGATGGGTCGTCGAAGACAAAGAGAACGTGTTTGGATTCAGTGCGTCGCGTGGCTTTGTTTATTTGACTGGTCTGCAGCGCAGATCTCTTACTCCGTTTCAGAGGAGGTGGACAAAGGCACGTTTGTGGGGAATCTCGCTAAGGATGTAAACCTTAATGTTCAGGAACTGGAGTCGAGGGGTCTAAGGATTGTATCAGGACATAATAAGAGATATTTCGAGGCAAATATGAAAACGGGGATTCTGTACGTTAACGAGAGGATAGACAGGGAGAAGCTTTGTCCGAATATGGTAAAATGCTCATTAAATGTAGAGGCCATATTGAGCCATCCTATGTTTCTCCACCGCGTTGAAGTGAATATTTTAGACATCAATGACAATGCACCATTTTTCCTCGAACAATATCATACATTTAACATTTCCGAGTCTTCATCACCTGGAGATAGATATCCTTTACCGATTGCCAATGACGCAGATACGGGCAGTAACTCGGTAAAAAGCTACAAGCTGAGCCCGAATGAACACTTCTCCCTGGATGTACAGAGCAGTGGAGAGCAGAGTGTGTCTGCTGAGTTAGTGCTGCAGAAAGCTTTAGACCGAGAGAAACAGCCCGCTATCCAGCTCACACTGACCGCTGTAGATGGAGGAAAACCTCCCAGATCCGGGACTTCACAGATCATTGTTAACTTAATTGATGTGaatgataacacaccaacatttgGTAAACAACTATATAAGGTCCGTGTTAATGAAAATGCTTCCCTTGGGACAAAAATATTAAAGTTGGATGCATCCGATTTAGACGAGGGTTTCAATGGTGAACTTGTTTACTCATTTAGCAAACGTGGTAGTGTTAACTCTGCCGATGTGTTTTCTATCGATGCACAAAGTGGTGAAATTACTCTAAAAGGGAAATTGGATCATGAAGAAAATGCTGCATATGAAATTAGAGTTCAGGCGACGGACCAAGGCTCCTCGCCTCGCAGTGGTTATTCTAAAGTGTTAGTAGAAGTTATTGATGTCAATGACAATGCTCCTGAAATCGCAGTAACATCACTTATGAGCCCAGTAAAAGAGGATGCTGAGATAGGGACCGTGGTCGCCTTGGTAACAGTAACTGATAAAGACGGAGGTAAGAACGGCCTCACTAACTGTAATATTATTGGGTCTGTTCCTTTTAAATTAAAGTCCAACTATAAAAACTATTATTCGTTAGTGGTCGACGGGCCTCTTGACAGAGAAAGCGCTTCTCAGTATAATGTCACCATCACAGCTACAGATGAAGGGACCCCGCCTCTCTCCAGCACCAGCGTTATAACTGTCCACGTTTCTGATGTGAATGACAACGCTCCTCACTTCTCAGAACCCGTGATTAATGTTTATGTGAAAGAGAACAGTCCGGTAGGAGACGTCATTTATACGATGTCTGCTTTTGACCCAGATTCAGATGAAAATACAAAGATGACGTATTCGTTATTAGATAAAAGTGTTTCAATATCATCATCTGTAAATATAAACCCGGATACTGGAGATATAATCAGTCTGCAGTCTTTTAACTATGAGGAGATCAAAACTTTCCAGGTCAAAGTTCAGGCCACAGACTCTGGTGTTCCTCCACTCAGCAGCAACGTGACTGTGAACGTTTTTATCCTGGATGAGAATGACAACAGTCCTGGGATTCTCGCGCCCTATTCTGAACACGGCTCCGTTAACACTGAGAACGTTCCCTATTCTGCTGAAACGGGCTACTTTGTGGCCAAGATCAGGGCTGTAGACGCCGACTCTGGCTACAATGCGCTGCTTTCTTATCACATCTCTGAGCCCAAGGGAACCAACCTCTTCCGAATCGGAACCAGCACCGGGGAACTAAGGACTAAGAGGAGAATGAGTGACAATGACCTGAAAACTCACCCGTTGGTCGTGTTGGTTTCTGATAACGGAGAACCCTCACTGTCAGCGACTGTGTCTATTGATGTAGTGGTGGTTGAAAGTACAGGTGAAATCCAGACTCAATTCAGAAATGTGCCGAGAAAGGAGGAGAACTTCTCTGATTTAAACCTGTATTTGTTGATCGCCATTGCCTCGGTGTCAGTGATATTTTTACTGAGCCTCATCAGTTTAATAGCTGTAAAATgccacaggacagaggacagtttCAGAAGGTACAGCGCCCCAATGATCACCACACACCCTGACGGAAGCTGGTCTTACTCTAAATCTACTCAGCAGTATGACGTGTGTTTCAGCTCAGACACACTGAAGAGTGACGTGGTGGTTTTCCCCGCTCCGTATCCACCTGCAGATGCAGAACTGATCAGTATTAACGGAAATGACACGTTTAACAAGACTCAGACATTACCCAACAAAGAggaggtaaggtctacacctaaaCGGGCCTATTTTCTATAA
- the LOC135571834 gene encoding protocadherin alpha-3-like yields MKLFSVGLIHLVQAAMGRRRQRERVWIQCVMLLSLFNWTAAQISYSVSEEVDKGTFVGNLAKDLNLNVQELEPRGLRIVSGQSKMYFEADFKTGILFVNERLDREVLCPNMVKCSLNIQAILNHPMLLHRIEVNIIDINDNAPSFLEKIHNLNVTELASPGERYLLPIANDADTGSNSVNSYKLSPNEHFSLDVQSGGEQSVSAELVLQKALDREKQPVIQLTLTAVDGGKPPRSGSLQIIVNVIDVNDNSPFFSQPLYKVRVHENAHFGTSILTLTATDLDEGVNSQIVYSFFKRDNWDPSIMFSINSDTGELTIKGNLDYEKSPSYEIRVQATDQGHSRRSAHGKVLVEVIDVNDNSPEISVTSLMSPVKEDAEIGTVVALVTVTDKDSSTNGITNCKLTESVPFKLKSNYKNDYSLVVDGPLDRESESQYNVTITATDEGAPPLSSTSVITVHVSDVNDNAPHFSEPVINIYVKENSPVGDVIYTISAFDRDSEENSMIMYALLGTSNSISSSVNINSHTGDIISLQSFNYEEIKTFQFKVQATDSGVPPLSSNVTVNVFILDENDNSPGILAPYSEHGSVNTENVPYSAEAGYFVAKIRAVDADSGYNALLSYHISEPKGTNLFRIGTSTGELRTKRRMSDNDLKTHPLVVLVSDNGEPSLSATVSIDVVVVESTGEIQTQFRNVPRKEENFSDLNLYLLIAIASVSVIFLLSLISLIAVNCHRKGDSFRRYSAPVITTHPDGSWSYSKSTQQYDVCYSSDTLKSDVVVFPAPYPPADAELISINGNDTFNRTQTLPNKEEVRVIHKLADLSTASYLYCSFELLVVR; encoded by the coding sequence ATGAAACTATTTTCTGTTGGACTAATTCATCTTGTACAAGCAGCGATGGGTCGTCGAAGACAAAGAGAACGCGTTTGGATTCAGTGCGTCATGTTGCTTAGTTTATTTAACTGGACTGCAGCGCAGATCTCTTACTCCGTTTCAGAGGAGGTGGACAAAGGCACTTTTGTGGGGAATCTCGCTAAGGATTTGAACCTTAATGTTCAGGAACTTGAGCCGAGGGGTTTAAGGATTGTATCAGGACAGAGTAAGATGTATTTTGAGGCTGATTTTAAAACGGGGATTCTATTCGTTAACGAGAGATTAGACCGAGAGGTGCTTTGTCCGAATATGGTGAAGTGCTCTTTAAACATACAGGCCATATTGAACCATCCTATGCTTCTCCACCGCATTGAGGTGAATATTATTGATATTAACGACAATGCTCCGTCTTTTCTTGAAAAAATACATAATTTGAATGTTACTGAATTAGCTTCTCCCGGTGAGAGATACCTGCTACCAATAGCGAATGACGCAGATACGGGTAGTAACTCGGTAAACAGCTACAAGCTGAGCCCGAATGAACACTTCTCCCTGGATGTACAGAGCGGTGGAGAGCAGAGTGTGTCTGCTGAGTTAGTGCTGCAGAAAGCTTTAGACCGAGAGAAACAGCCCGTTATCCAGCTCACACTGACCGCTGTAGATGGAGGAAAACCTCCTAGATCCGGGTCTTTACAGATCATTGTCAACGTCATAGATGTCAATGATAATTCTCCATTTTTTTCCCAGCCGCTTTATAAGGTACGTGTTCATGAAAATGCACATTTTGGGACATCTATACTAACTCTCACTGCAACAGATTTAGACGAGGGCGTAAATAGTCAAATAGTGTACTCTTTCTTTAAACGGGATAATTGGGACCCATCCATTATGTTTAGCATCAATTCAGACACGGGTGAACTAACAATAAAAGGGAATTTGGATTATGAAAAAAGTCCATCATACGAAATAAGAGTTCAAGCGACCGATCAAGGGCATTCTCGTCGTAGTGCACACGGTAAGGTATTAGTTGAAGTTATTGATGTCAATGACAATTCCCCAGAAATCTCAGTAACGTCACTCATGAGTCCAGTGAAAGAGGATGCTGAGATAGGGACAGTGGTCGCCTTAGTGACAGTGACAGATAAAGATAGTAGTACAAATGGCATCACCAACTGTAAACTTACTGAGTCTGTTCCTTTTAAACTGAAGTCGAACTATAAAAACGATTATTCTTTAGTGGTTGATGGGCCtctggacagagagagtgaaTCTCAGTACAATGTCACTATCACGGCTACGGATGAAGGGGCCCCGCCTCTTTCCAGCACCAGCGTTATTACAGTACACGTTTCTGATGTCAATGACAACGCTCCTCACTTCTCAGAACCCGTGATTAATATTTATGTTAAAGAGAACAGTCCGGTAGGCGACGTCATTTATACAATTTCAGCTTTTGATCGAGATTCCGAAGAAAACTCAATGATTATGTATGCATTATTAGGTACAAGTAATTCAATATCATCATCTGTAAATATAAACTCTCATACTGGAGATATAATCAGTCTGCAGTCTTTTAACTATGAGGAGATCAAAACTTTCCAGTTCAAAGTTCAGGCCACAGACTCTGGTGTTCCTCCACTCAGCAGCAACGTGACTGTGAACGTTTTTATCCTGGATGAGAATGACAACAGTCCTGGGATTCTCGCGCCCTATTCTGAACACGGCTCCGTTAACACCGAGAACGTTCCCTATTCTGCTGAAGCGGGCTACTTTGTGGCCAAGATCAGGGCTGTAGACGCCGACTCTGGCTACAATGCGCTGCTTTCTTATCACATCTCTGAGCCCAAGGGAACCAACCTCTTCCGAATCGGAACCAGCACCGGGGAATTAAGGACTAAGAGGAGAATGAGTGACAATGACCTGAAAACTCACCCGTTGGTCGTGTTGGTTTCTGATAACGGAGAACCCTCACTGTCAGCGACTGTGTCTATTGATGTAGTGGTGGTTGAAAGTACAGGTGAAATCCAGACTCAATTCAGAAATGTGCCGAGAAAGGAGGAGAACTTCTCTGATTTGAACCTGTATTTGTTGATCGCCATTGCCTCGGTGTCAGTGATATTTTTACTGAGCCTCATCAGTTTAATAGCTGTAaactgccacaggaaaggggACAGTTTCAGAAGGTACAGCGCCCCAGTGATCACCACACACCCTGACGGAAGTTGGTCTTACTCTAAATCTACTCAGCAGTATGACGTGTGTTACAGCTCAGACACACTGAAGAGTGACGTAGTGGTTTTCCCCGCTCCGTATCCACCTGCAGATGCAGAACTGATCAGTATTAACGGAAATGACACGTTTAACAGGACTCAGACATTACCCAACAAAGAGGAGGTAAGAGTAATTCATAAATTGGCCGATTTATCTACTGCATCATACCTGTATTGCTCATTTGAACTCCTTGTAGTCAGATAA
- the LOC115118058 gene encoding protocadherin alpha-8-like, whose product MGTKPLLGFSCFAPLTMGCRIQRERVWILCVALLCLFDWSAAQISYSVSEEVDKGTFVGNLAKDLNLNVQELDSRGLRIVSGHSKRYFEANLKTGIMFVEERIDREELCPNTVKCSLNIEAILSHPTQLHRVEIDILDINDNVPSFLERIHVLNITEAAFPGERYPLPIANDADTGSNSVNSYKLSPNEHFSLDVQSGGEQSVSAELVLQKALDREKQPVIQLTLTAVDGGKPPRSGTLLITVNVEDVNDNAPSFSKPLYKVSVPENVSSGTAIITLTATDLDEGVNGEIMYSLIGRGSFSHSDTFAINSDTGIITVKKTMDHEVTAAYEIRAEAIDRGHSSRKTYCKVLVEVIDVNDNVPEISVTSLMSPVKEDDEIGTVVALVTVTDKDGGKNGLTNCNIIGSVPFKLKSNYKNYYSLVVDGPLDREGASQYNVTITATDEGTPPLSSTSVITVHVSDVNDNAPHFSEPVINVYVKENSPVGDVICTMSAFDPDSDENAKMTYSLLDKSVSISSSVNINPDTGDIISLQSFNYEEIKTFQVKVQATDSGVPPLSSNVTVNVFILDENDNSPGILAPYSEHGSVNTENVPYSAEAGYFVAKIRAVDADSGYNALLSYHISEPKGTNLFRIGTSTGELRTKRRMSDNDLKTHPLVVLVSDNGEPSLSATVSIDVVVVESTGEIQTQFRNVPRKEENFSDLNLYLLIAIASVSVIFLLSLISLIAVKCHRTEDSFRRYSAPMITTHPDGSWSYSKSTQQYDVCFSSDTLKSDVVVFPAPYPPADAELISINGNDTFNRTQTLPNKEEVRSIDSFSVDLYLNYSTDLLTVK is encoded by the coding sequence ATGGGTACAAAACCATTACTTGGGTTCAGTTGTTTTGCCCCATTAACGATGGGTTGTCGAATACAAAGAGAACGCGTTTGGATTCTTTGCGTCGCGTTGCTTTGTTTATTTGACTGGTCTGCAGCGCAGATCTCTTACTCCGTTTCAGAAGAGGTGGACAAAGGCACTTTTGTGGGGAATCTCGCTAAGGATTTAAACCTTAATGTTCAGGAACTGGACTCGAGGGGTCTAAGGATTGTATCAGGACATAGTAAGAGGTATTTCGAGGCAAATTTGAAGACCGGAATTATGTTCGTTgaggagaggatagatagagaggagcTTTGTCCAAATACGGTGAAGTGCTCCTTAAATATAGAAGCCATATTGAGCCATCCTACCCAGCTCCACCGGGTTGAAATTGATATTTTAGACATAAATGATAATGTACCATCATTCCTCGAAAGAATACATGTACTTAATATCACCGAGGCGGCATTTCCTGGTGAGCGATATCCACTACCGATAGCGAATGACGCAGATACGGGCAGTAACTCGGTAAACAGCTACAAGCTGAGCCCAAATGAACACTTCTCCCTGGATGTACAGAGCGGTGGAGAGCAGAGTGTGTCTGCTGAGTTAGTTCTGCAGAAAGCTTTAGACCGAGAGAAACAGCCCGTTATCCAGCTCACACTGACCGCTGTAGATGGAGGAAAACCTCCAAGATCCGGGACATTACTGATCACAGTAAATGTGGAAGACGTTAATGATAATGCACCTTCATTTAGCAAACCACTTTATAAGGTTAGCGTTCCTGAAAACGTTTCATCTGGTACAGCAATAATAACTCTCACCGCGACGGATCTTGACGAGGGCGTAAATGGCGAGATTATGTACTCACTAATAGGTCGAGGTAGTTTCAGCCACTCAGATACATTTGCTATAAATTCAGATACAGGCATAATTACTGTTAAGAAAACTATGGACCATGAGGTAACTGCCGCCTATGAAATTCGGGCTGAGGCGATAGACCGAGGGCACTCCTCACGGAAAACGTATTGCAAAGTATTAGTAGAAGTTATTGATGTCAATGACAATGTCCCTGAAATATCAGTGACGTCCCTCATGAGCCCAGTCAAAGAGGATGATGAGATAGGGACAGTGGTTGCCTTGGTGACAGTAACTGATAAAGACGGAGGTAAGAACGGCCTCACCAACTGTAATATTATTGGGTCTGTTCCATTCAAATTGAAATCGAACTACAAAAACTATTATTCGTTAGTGGTCGACGGGCCTCTTGACAGAGAGGGCGCTTCTCAGTATAATGTTACCATCACAGCTACGGATGAAGGGACCCCGCCTCTCTCCAGCACCAGCGTTATTACTGTCCACGTTTCTGATGTGAATGACAACGCACCTCACTTCTCAGAACCCGTGATTAATGTTTATGTGAAAGAGAACAGTCCGGTAGGAGACGTCATTTGTACGATGTCTGCTTTTGACCCAGATTCAGATGAAAATGCAAAGATGACGTATTCATTATTAGATAAAAGTGTTTCAATATCATCATCTGTAAATATAAACCCGGATACTGGAGATATAATCAGTCTGCAGTCTTTTAACTATGAGGAGATCAAAACTTTCCAGGTCAAAGTTCAGGCCACAGACTCTGGTGTTCCTCCACTCAGCAGCAACGTGACTGTGAACGTTTTTATCCTGGATGAGAATGACAACAGTCCTGGGATTCTCGCGCCCTATTCTGAACACGGCTCCGTTAACACGGAGAACGTTCCCTATTCTGCTGAAGCGGGCTACTTTGTGGCCAAGATCAGGGCTGTAGACGCCGACTCTGGCTACAATGCGCTGCTTTCTTATCACATCTCTGAGCCCAAGGGAACCAACCTCTTCCGAATCGGAACCAGCACCGGGGAACTAAGGACTAAGAGGAGAATGAGTGACAATGACCTGAAAACTCACCCGTTGGTCGTGTTGGTTTCTGATAACGGAGAACCCTCACTGTCAGCGACTGTGTCTATTGATGTAGTGGTGGTTGAAAGTACAGGTGAAATCCAGACTCAATTCAGAAATGTGCCGAGAAAGGAGGAGAACTTCTCTGATTTAAACCTGTATTTGTTGATCGCCATTGCCTCGGTGTCAGTGATATTTTTACTGAGCCTCATCAGTTTAATAGCTGTAAAATgccacaggacagaggacagtttCAGAAGGTACAGCGCCCCAATGATCACCACACACCCTGACGGAAGCTGGTCTTACTCTAAATCTACTCAGCAGTATGACGTGTGTTTCAGCTCAGACACACTGAAGAGTGACGTAGTGGTTTTCCCCGCTCCGTATCCACCTGCAGATGCAGAACTGATCAGTATTAATGGAAATGACACGTTTAACAGAACTCAGACATTACCCAACAAAGAGGAGGTAAGATCTATTGACTCGTTTTCTGTTGATTTATATCTGAATTACTCCACTGATCTCCttacagtcaaataa